From the genome of Duffyella gerundensis, one region includes:
- a CDS encoding cytochrome ubiquinol oxidase subunit I: MPDNDVVLLLSRMQFALTIGMHIVLAAFTLGLGLFLVLLEGAWLRHGRQHHWQALQFWMRIFSLTVAIGAVSGVVMEFQFGTNWSPFAHQVGGVIGPLMFYEILVAFFLESGLTGVMLFGMGKINPKLHFAVTCLVALGALISTFWILAANSWMQTPVGFIRDDSGVFHAESWLTVLSSPSFPWRLTHMTLAALIGTSFLLAGVGAWRLLHHADDRAAKCITSWALWLVLIVTPLQVIVGDLHGENTRDHQPTKLAAMEGSWHRPAPGEGEPLRLFAIPDQQEQKNHAELAIPRLGSLYLRHNLSGEIASLSEFPPQNQPPVLPVFFAFRIMVGLGVVMLLTSVAALWLRRGDRLWRRGFLKWLVCLTPAGFIAMLAGWVVTEMGRQPWTVYGLVRTAESVASLARSSVIFSFSGVIVVYLLSFGVGMHYLVRVINSAEGRTLSDELHTSREDRA; encoded by the coding sequence ATGCCTGATAACGATGTGGTGCTGCTGCTGTCGCGTATGCAATTTGCGCTAACCATCGGCATGCACATTGTGCTCGCGGCATTTACGCTGGGGTTAGGGCTGTTTCTGGTGCTGCTGGAGGGCGCCTGGCTGCGCCATGGACGGCAGCATCACTGGCAGGCGTTGCAGTTCTGGATGCGCATTTTTTCGCTTACCGTGGCGATTGGCGCGGTATCCGGCGTGGTGATGGAGTTCCAGTTTGGCACCAACTGGAGCCCATTTGCTCATCAGGTGGGCGGCGTGATTGGCCCACTGATGTTTTATGAAATCCTCGTCGCCTTCTTTCTGGAATCGGGGCTGACCGGCGTGATGCTGTTTGGCATGGGCAAGATCAACCCCAAATTACACTTTGCCGTCACCTGTCTGGTGGCGCTGGGCGCGTTGATCAGCACTTTCTGGATCCTCGCCGCTAACTCCTGGATGCAGACGCCGGTGGGCTTTATCCGCGATGACAGCGGCGTATTTCACGCCGAGAGCTGGCTCACCGTGCTCTCATCGCCATCGTTCCCGTGGCGGCTGACGCATATGACGCTGGCGGCGCTGATCGGCACCAGCTTCTTGCTGGCGGGCGTCGGCGCGTGGCGCCTGTTGCATCATGCTGACGATCGCGCGGCAAAATGCATTACGTCGTGGGCGCTGTGGCTGGTGTTGATCGTGACGCCATTACAGGTGATCGTCGGCGATCTGCACGGTGAAAATACCCGTGATCATCAACCGACTAAGCTGGCGGCGATGGAAGGCAGCTGGCACCGGCCAGCGCCCGGCGAAGGAGAGCCGCTGCGGCTGTTCGCCATACCGGATCAGCAGGAACAGAAGAATCACGCCGAGCTGGCGATTCCCCGGTTGGGCTCGCTCTATCTGCGCCATAATCTCAGCGGTGAGATCGCCAGCCTGAGCGAGTTTCCGCCGCAAAATCAGCCGCCGGTGCTGCCGGTGTTTTTCGCCTTTCGCATTATGGTCGGGCTGGGCGTCGTAATGCTGCTGACCAGCGTGGCCGCGCTCTGGCTGCGTCGTGGAGATCGGCTGTGGCGGCGCGGCTTTCTGAAATGGCTGGTTTGCCTGACGCCCGCAGGCTTTATCGCCATGCTGGCGGGCTGGGTGGTCACGGAGATGGGACGTCAGCCGTGGACGGTGTATGGCCTGGTGCGCACCGCAGAGAGCGTGGCATCCCTGGCACGATCGTCGGTGATCTTCTCATTCAGTGGGGTGATTGTGGTCTATCTGCTGAGCTTTGGCGTGGGCATGCACTATCTCGTTCGCGTGATAAACAGCGCCGAAGGGCGCACGCTCAGCGATGAGCTGCACACCAGTCGGGAGGACCGGGCATGA
- a CDS encoding DUF1641 domain-containing protein, which produces MAERMSYEVPPTRTEPTAAEAMEKLIESLHQHGFLRLATDMVNANTQIAKVLVDGLNQPGSLNAMQNLTLLFKALATIPPEDFNPLLLAVTAAAKGMRENAHAPAEKSAPGIRGIIKMLNDEELWQGVKPVMAGMRAFGREINKPAEKPISRYSGKPSHA; this is translated from the coding sequence ATGGCTGAACGTATGAGCTATGAGGTGCCGCCAACGCGCACCGAACCTACCGCCGCCGAAGCGATGGAAAAGCTGATTGAGAGCCTGCATCAACACGGCTTTTTGCGCCTCGCCACTGACATGGTCAACGCCAATACGCAGATCGCCAAAGTGCTGGTGGATGGCCTGAATCAGCCTGGATCGCTGAACGCAATGCAGAACCTGACCCTGCTGTTCAAGGCACTGGCGACCATTCCACCGGAGGATTTTAATCCGCTGCTGCTGGCGGTGACCGCCGCCGCTAAAGGCATGCGTGAGAATGCGCACGCGCCCGCGGAGAAAAGCGCGCCGGGCATTCGCGGCATCATCAAAATGCTGAACGATGAAGAGCTGTGGCAGGGCGTTAAGCCGGTGATGGCCGGCATGCGCGCCTTTGGCCGCGAAATCAACAAACCGGCTGAGAAACCGATCAGCCGTTACAGCGGTAAGCCAAGCCATGCCTGA